CATCAAAGCGTCTATTGTGAAAAACACTCAGAATGACCCCTTTTTCTGTTGCCAAACGATCTAGCTCCTCGGCTTCCCAAGAGTGAACGGTGATTGGTTTATCAACCACGACATGTTTACCTGCCAATATGCACTGCTTGGCCATCGGGAAATGATACTCATTAGGGGTGGTGATGCAGATTAAATCTGCAGCATCTGCCTCGAGTAGCTCATCCAAACTTCGAAAGGTTCGAACATTTGGGTATTTTTCTTGGCAACGGGTCCCGTTTCGCTCGACAACAGCTACCAATTCTAAATCTGGACAAACTTCGATCAAAGGCGCGTGCATCTTTTCGGCCACAGATCCATAGCCGATAAGTGCCGTTCGTATTTGCTGACTCATAGGGGAGGGTTAAATATTCATTTCATTGACCTTGTTGATCAGGTCCATGAGTGAGTTGACTTGAAGTTTTTGATTGATATTTTTCCGGTGTGTTTCCACAGTTTGGATGCTGAGGTTAAGCTCATCTGCAATATCACGATTGAGCATTCCATCGGCAATCATTTTCAGAATTTGAGTTTCTCGACGAGAAAGTCGGTATTTATCTCGAAAAGCATCGAAGAAAGGGCCTTGATTGGCTTGCTGGATGACACGTTGAAAATTTTTCACATATCGTCCCTCATACACCTCCGTGATGGTAAAAATCAGTTCGTCCGGATCGGCATCTTTTAGAATAAATGCATCTGCTCCCAATTGCATCACTTCTTTGAAGATTTTTTCCTCATCGTACATGGAAAGTACAATGACTTTGATCGCAGGGAAATGTTTTTTGCAATGTTTTAATACACCGAATCCATCAATGATTGGCATATTTAGATCAGTCAATACCAGGTCTACTTCTTCTTCCGTAAGGTATTCCAAAAGTTCTTTTCCGTTAGGAAAAACGCCCTGAACCAAAAAGCCACTATGTTCTTCGATCAAGCCTTCTAGACCTTTCGCAAATAGTTTATGGTCATCTGCAAGCGCAATTCGAATCATGGATAAGTGGGATCGGAGTTTAAGAAGGGAGAAGTTAATCTACCGCGCTTAATTTGCCAAGGTTAATTTGATAGTTGTGCCATTTCCGGGGCTAGATGTCAAAGAAAATGTTCCTCCGATGGTTTCCATTCGTTTTTTTAAGTTGGTCATGCCACTTCCTTTAGATGGTAAACTGGTATCAAATCCGGCCCCATCATCTTCAATGTGCAAGGAAAAATTGGAAACCCAAACGCGAATGGATGATGGAGAAGCGTGTTTGATCGCATTGTTCAGGCATTCCTGAATCACTCGAACCAAGACCAATTTTTGATCTTTTTCCAGAATGGCTAAGGATTGATCGGATTCAAAGGAGGTTTGACAAAATCCCGTCGTTTGGATTCGCTGTAGCTGTTGACGGATAAAATCATCCAGAGAAAGGGATTCCAACCAGTCTAAATTCAGAGATTTGGATAGGCCTCGCACTTCTTGGATGATTTGGTTGATCAGTTCTTTCCCTTCTTGGTTTTTTTCTGCTCGAGAGGAATTCAAATTGAGTTTGGCCAGAGAAAGCAGCTGACCAATATTGTCATGAAGCTCCCGTCCTACATTGGAAAGGGTCTCCTGCTGGATTTCGTTCTCGATATTGAGGAGAGTTCTTTCGTATTCCGCCTGGATGAGTTCAAGCCTTCTGCGGTTTTCAGCTTGCCTTTGTCGATGTAGGATAACCATTGCGATGATAAAGGTTCCCATTAAAGCAGCCAAAAAGGCGCCCGAAAACAAAATGAAAGTGATTTGACTATTTTCAGGACTCATGGTGAAAATCGTTTTATTCCTGAGCTCAATGAGCTTGCCATCACGGCTATCAAAAGGACATATAGAACTTGACTAACCTGGCTAAATAAGATGTATAAAGATTCATTGTTCATAGCCAAATAGGGGTAAGCAATATCGGCTAAGAAAACGACCGCACTTTGAAAGAGAATCAGGGTTATGGACCAAAAATCCCAATTCCGAAGAGGGTTAATAGTGAGAAATTTTGGATTTGAAATAAGATCCAAGAAGTATAGGCCACTTGTCAAAATTAAGAGCGTATTTCCAAGAAAGTAGATCGTGGTCTGAAAACCATATAAGGGCTCCAGTTTTAAAACCATTAATATGGCGCAGGTCAGTACGAATCCTCCAATGAAAATCAGCACCAATTTTTTTCGATTTGGGGTCTGAATTTGGTGCCTGAGGTAGATCAAAAGAAGAACTTTGGAAATTTGGTAATTAAATAAATTATAGGCCCAGAGGTTCCATCCTTGAAAAGGCGTGTCAGTAATTAATTCGTGGAAAAACTGGTTTAAGGGTTTATCATAAAGTAAATAGATTGAAAAATTTTCATAGAAGGTAACTAATTCAATAAATAAAAATGGTAAAAGAAATCTTGACTTTGTTTTCTTTTTATTAGGTAGGACTATAAAAAGAACCAAAGTCAAGATTCCTAAGATGTTGACTAAAAGGACATAAGGTGTCTCGTAAAGTTTTTTAAAATATTCGATTATCACCTTTACTACTCAATTACTGACAGACAGGAGGACAAAGCATACCTCGATCGTAGTATCCACCATTGGTATCAGTTACTGCGTCATTTTCAGAACTTTTGATCATCGGAGAATAGACCATTCCCAATCTTCCTACATAGGCTTCGGCATCAGGGCCATAAAATTTTTCAGCAACTTCCTTCGTGTATTCGGTGAAGTAAAATCGAAGGCCTTGGACACCTTCCTGATTGAGGGCTTCGAAAAGATCCTCTTTGGTGTAATAAATCCAATTAGTCTGGTCGTCGATGTCTTTACCATTGGATTTGGCGGACTTCCCCTTTTTAATTTCTTGATCGTACTTGGCTTTCATTTGCTCAAAGTCCTCTTGTGAGATCTTCATTTAAAATAAGTTTAAGATTAAAATTTGATTGATTAAAAGATGGTCAAAAGATAGCATTTTTAAGAACGAGGGGAAATAAAAAAGGAGCGGAATTTCCTCCGCTCCTTTTTATGAGATTGAGCTTAATTAGGCCGTTTTCTTAGCTTCTTTAGCTGCATTTTCATTGTCCAATTCCTTCTTCATCAAGTCTACTACGATAGGTGTAGCGATGTAGATGGAAGAATAGGTACCTACGGTAATACCGATAAACAAGGCGAAAGAAAATCCTCGCAATACTTCACCACCGAAGATCAACAACACGATCACCACGATAAGGGTAGTGAATGAAGTAATCAAGGTTCTTCCTAGGGTTTGATTGATCGCATCATTGAATACTTTGACCAACTTGTGTGTTCCTCGGTTTTCGATGTTTTCTCGGATACGGTCAAATACAATCACGGTATCGTTGATCGAATAACCAATTACCGTCAACACTGCAGCAATAAATACCTGATCAATTTCGAAAGTTGCTCCAAACGTACTTGCAATGGCAAAAGCAGCGATCACAAACAAAGTATCATGTACCAAGGCCACAATAGAAGCCAAGGAGAATTGCCACTTTCTGAATCGAATCAAGATGTAAAGGAAGATCGCGATTAGAGCTGCAATCATCGCTTCTGCAGAAGATGCTTTAATGTCATCTGCCACTGTTGCGCCTACTTTAGAAGAACCAGTGATTGAGAATTGTTTGTCTGCGATTTGCTCCGCATTATCCACGTAAGAGAATCCGGTTACATTGGCGATACCTTCTTTTACTTTGTTTTCAACTTCTAAGTTTGAAGCGTCGTCGTCTTCATTGATCAAGTAAGAAGTAGTCACTTTGAGAACGTTGTTAGCCCCATATGTTTTCACTTCTACTGAGCCATCAAACTCCCCATCCAATCCTACTTTTAGGTCAGAAGGAACTACAGCTTCATTGAATGCGACGATATAAGATCTACCTCCTGTAAAATCTACCCCGAATTTCAATCCATTGATGGCTGCAAGTGCAAGACCTACCACGATAATGCCAGAAGAAATCAAGTAAGCAATCTTACGCTTTCCAAGGAAATCGATATTGAGTGCTGTAACTGAATTTTTGGCAAATGGAGCAGAGAAATTGATTTTGCTCTTGTCACCTTTTTTAGTCATCCAAGAGATGATCACTCGAGTAATGAATACTGATGAGAAGAATGAACAAGCAATACCGATCATCAATACGATGGCAAATCCTTTTACTGGACCTTGACCCAATGCATAAAGGATTGCGCCCGTCAAGAATGTAGTTACGTTTCCATCCAAAATCGCAGAGAATGCTTTGCTATAACCTGTGTTGATAGCAGCCAAAAGGCCCACGCCATTTCGAAGCTCTTCTTTGATACGCTCAAAGATCAAAACGTTGGCATCAATCGACATACCGATGGTCAACACGATACCTGCGATACCTGGCAAGGTCAAGGCTGTACCTAACTGAGCCAAGATTCCAAGGATGAAGAAGATGTTAAATACTAGCGCAGCAATTGCAACAAATCCACCTTTTGAGTAATAGGCGATCATAAACAATACCACAAGCACCAACCCAGCAATCATAGAGATGATCCCTTGATTTTGAGCTTCTTTACCCAAAGTTGGACCGATGATGCTTTCTTCTACAATTTGAGTAGGGGCAGGTAGCGAGCCAGACTTCAGGATGTTTGCTAAGTCTTGTGCTTCAAGCAAGGTGAAGTTTCCTGAAATTTCAGACTGTCCGTTTGGAATTTCACCATTTACAACCGGTGCAGTGTACACATAGTCATCCAATACTACAGCGATTCTTCTTCCTACATTTTCAGAAGTAAGTTTTCTCCACTTACGTGCACCTTCCGCATTCATTTGCATGGATACGGCAGGACGTGAAGTTTGATCCAAGGTCTGACGAGCATCTGTGACTACATCTCCTTCCAATGGAGCTTCATTGGTTCCTCTTGCAGTTTTGATCGCATAAAGTTCCAATACCTCTGTTCCATCTTCAGCTTGGGTTGGTTTTACGCCCCAAAGCAATTTCAAATCTCTAGGTAAGAATGACTCGTAACGCTCATTCTTAATAATTCTGTTTACCAAAATAGTATCTCTTACATCGTACACCAAGCCATAGTTGGCCTTCATCAAACTGATTAAAGGTGATACATCAAGAGTTTGGTTCAATGGGTCGATTTGCTCCAATTGCTTCTCTAAAGCATTTCTCAAGGAGTCTTCAGAAGAAAGTGGCTCAGCTGAAGCAGAATCCAAGGGAGCCATTTTGTTAGCTTTTTGGTCAGCTACCCAAGCAGAGTTGATCGCTTCGATTGATCCGCCATATTCGTTCAATTCCAATACTTCCCAGAACTGAAGCTTAGCTACACCTTGAAGCAAGTTTCTTACACGCTCTTGGTTATCTACCCCTGGAAGTTCGATTTGAATTCTACCTGAACCTGCGATTCGTTGGATGTTAGGTTGAGAAGTACCGAATCGGTCGATACGAGTTCTAAGGATGTTGAAAGATCGTTCGATCGCATTTTCGATTTCGGTATCGATGATTTCCAAGATCTCAGAATCGCTTGATTCCAAAGAAATACGGCCACGGTTTGCAGCGGTAGCGAAAATGCTGCTTAGATTTTTTCCAGCATTATTTTGTTGCCAAGCGCTGTAGAACAAGTCAACAAATTTGGAATCAGAAGTTTTAGCTGCCTGACGAGCATCATCCACGGATTTGTTGAACAATTCATCCTTTGGATTACCAGCAATACCTTTTACGATTTCTACAGGAGATACCTCTAGGGTAACATGCATCCCACCTTGAAGGTCAAGTCCGAGTCCTAGCTCAGTTTCTTTAACTTCCTGATAGGTGTAGTCAGCACCTAGAAAATTGTAAACAGGCTGTCTCCATACGGAGTCGAGGTAGGCTCTTTTTTTGCCAAAATCGATATTTCCTGAAGCGTCAGTAGCATAGTCAGTTGCTTTTTGCTGGACGCCATTTGATACAAGTGTGAACGACAGGTAGTACAAGCACAGGGCCGTAATAATCACTGTCAAGAACACAATGACACCTTTGTTTTGCATAATTGATTGAATTAGATATGAATTGTTTTTGAAATACAGAATTGATCCTGATTGAAAAATCAGAATAGAACTAGGGCGTAAAAACTGGAATTAGGGAGCTTGGGTAGATATTATCTGCTCAAAAAGTATCTCAATCAGCTGATTGGGAATAAATGCTGAAACAGCATGATGCTTAGGAAGCTGAAATTCGAATTGAAAAACTTGGTAAATCAGATGCATGGTGATTTCGCCTACCTGAACTGCAAATGGAACAACCGCATCAACCGCTACAGACAAAAAAGTCTGATCTGGATTTTGAGCATTTTGCTCGGTTTGGCTAACCTGATGGTCTTGGGGCAGGTATTCGACACTAGACACAAACAAGCAAAGCAAGAGCGCCATCACTAAAGTGACTCGCTGCTTCCAAAGATTTGTCCGTGTTATAGTTCGTTTCATGCGCGGCAAATATAGAAAGAATTTGATTTTTAAACGGTTTGCCTTGGTTTTTTTGGTTATTGTCCCGACTTGGCTCTCAAATAGGTTCGGATGACATCCAGTGCTCGATCAAAATTGGAATTGTTGGGAACAATCAAATCTGCCTCACTCTTAAAAGGCTCGATGTATTTCTCATAAGTAGGCATGACGTGCATTTCATACCGATAAAGAACATCATCCAAGTCATAGCCACGTTCCACTTTGTCACGAATGATTCGACGCTTGAGTTTGATGTGATCTTTTGCATCAATAAAAACCTTAAGATCAAGCAGCTCCGCCAATTCTGGATAATACAATACAAAAATACCCTCTACTACGACCACCGGGGCCGATTCGAAGGTCAACATTTTTGGCTTTTTTGAGGAATTGTTGAACGTATATTCCTCCCGATAAATGGTTTCTCCGTTTTGGATTTTACGGATGTCCTCAGCGTATTGCTCAAAATCAATGCTGTGCGGCGTGTCAAAATTGTGAACTCCTTGAGCATCGATGGGCTGAAGATGTCTTGGCTTGTAGTAGTTATCTTGAGAAATAAGACAAACCTCCCCGGGTTCGAATATGCTGAGCATACGCTCAAGAAATAACGTTTTTCCTGAGGCAGAACCTCCAGTAATCCCGACGATGAAGGGTTTTTTCATGGGGAACAAAGTTAATTTATTTTTACCTTCAACTCAGAACTTTCTTTGGTTCAAAAATTCAATCAGCGCTTTTACAGCTTTTCCGCGATGTGAGATTTCATTTTTTTCTTCCAAAGAAAGCTCAGCAAAAGTTTTATCAAATCCCTCGGGTTGGAAAACCGGATCATAGCCAAAGCCCTTTTCTCCAACACGTTGGTGAATAATTTCACCTCTCGCCACCCCTTCGAAGGTGTATTCCTCTCCATTCAGAAGCAAGGCAATGATGGTTCGAAACTGGGCGTTGCGATTGATCTTTCCCTCCATTTTCTCCAAAAGCAAGTCGATATTTCGCTCATCGCTTCGTGGCTCTCCGGCAAATCGACCCGAATACACTCCTGGGGCTCCATCCAAAGCATCTACTTCCAGGCCTGTATCATCCGCAAAGCAATCCACTCCAAAGTGGTCTTTAACATACCGAGCTTTTTGAAAAGCATTGTGATCAAGCGTATCGCCGGTTTCGGGAAGTTCCTCATCACAACCTATTTCTTGAAGAGAGACGAGCTGAAATCCAGGGCCAAGGGCAGCTTTTACTTCTTCGATTTTCTTTTTGTTGTTGGTAGCAAAGCAGATTTTCATGGCAGTAAAAATAGGTAAAAACAAAAATGGAACCTTCCACTTTCCTTGCCAAGCATTCCCTAAGAATGTTGTGGTGCATGGATAGAAATCTTTATTTTCGATCATGAAAAAAATTACAGTTTACTGCGGTTCCAAATCAGGCAATGACAAAGTTTACACCGAAGGGGCTCAGGCCTTGGGAAGAGAATTGGCCCGTCGGGACCTTTCGCTGGTGTATGGTGCAGGTCATGTAGGTTTAATGGGAGTGATTGCGGATGAAATGCTGGCCGCGGGAAAAGAGGTTTTGGGAGTTATTCCACAAAAGCTTGTAGATCGAGAGGTGGCGCATCATGGTTGTACCGAGTTGATTATTGTGGAAACGATGCGTGATCGCAAGTGGCTGATGGCAGAACGTGGCGATGGATTTATTGCCATGCCAGGAGGGATCGGGACCCTTGAGGAACTTTTTGAAATCATGACACTCAATCAGCTACACTATATCCAAAAACCTTTGGCACTTTACAATGTCAATGGGTATTACGACAAGCTGATCGACTTTCTCAATCATGCCATGGGCGAGGGATTTCTATACCCAGAGCAGGAGGAAATGTTGATTATCTCGGATAATCCTTCGGATTTGCTGGACCAAATGGCACATTATCAATCCAAAGTTCAAGGCGATTGGTAAGAAAAAAGGAAGGCGATGAGCCTTCCTTTTCTAAGTATTTGCTATGGGGGTTTACAACGAATTTTATTCTCTTACCCATCCCACTTTATCCGCGATGGGCTCGCGCTTTCCAGCAGGCCAGTTGTCAGTGGCGGGCTTGGCAACATAGAAAAAGCCCATCAGCATATCTTCGCCTTCCAGTCCAAAGTCTTCTCTCGCTTCGGGCCAAAAAGTGGGTCCGCCAGTTCCCCAGTAGCAAGCCAACCCATGGGCACAGGCAGTGAGATACATATTTTGTACTGCCATAGCCGTGGCGGCAATTTCCTCCATTACAGGAATGCCAGAACCTTCGGTCCGCTTCATCAGGATGGCGATCACATGAGAAGCTTTGGTTGGGTTTTCTTTGAATTTTTGGTAGGTGGCTTCGATAAATGGAGTACCGTTTTTCTCCGCTCGCATCTTGTACATTTCGGCCTGATAGTCACCAAATTTCTTCAAGCCCTCACCGGTGTAGACAATAAATCTCCAAGGTTGGGTGAGTTTATGTGTTGGTGCCCAGTTGGCGTTTTCGAGCATTTCCTCAATAATGGAGTCCTCAATTGGGTCATTTTCTTTGAATTGAGCGACAAACATGGATCGACGGCCACGGATGATTTTGGTAACCTCTTCGGTATTGAAATCGGGTTTTTGCATGGTGATGGTTTGGATTTACACTGTTGGAAAATTAAGCGAGATTGATTGAAAAAAGGGTCCTTTCCATTTAGAATAATTCAATTAGCCAAAATAGCATTCGATCACAACGGCAAGTGGTATCACACATTCTTCTGTCCAACCTGATTCGGGATTGCGATAATAAACATATACCGTTTCAGATTTTGGTTTGCGAATAAGAACAAAGGCGTAATTCGAGTAAATGATGGGTTCTGCTATGTAGACCGTCGACTCATCCTCTCTCTTTCTTTTCAATTTTGTCTTTGAGCTAAGTTTATTTTTATCTAAAAATTTGACAGAGAGCTCTGAACCTAACTCCGGAAGCCTATCCAATACAGCTGGTAATTCCTCATCAGTAAATTTATAAAGCAATAAAAATTCCTCCGATTTTAGTTCCAATAAGCGATCTATCCAGGAAGGATCTCCAATGGATTGATGAAATAGTTTGAATTCATCATTTTTGTTTTTATGATAGGTCAAACTTAGTAATTCATACTGATCATCAGTCAGCTCTTTAGAGGTAGACTCACTTTGTGCGGTGGCAAAGTTTATGTTGATTCCTAGGAAAAAATAAAGACTGAAACAGATTAACAAAATGAATGGACTTTTTACCTTTTCTCCTGTAGGCATTTCCATGTGTAGAATTAATTTCTGGCCTAATCTTGTTTTCATTTTATTACAAAAAGTAAAGCCATAAGTTTGACTAGGCATATTTCAACTTCTGCTCCCGATCTGCTGCAAATGCTAAGCTACCTTTCAGCTGATCTAATGTCAACTCCGGAAAATCGGCAATTATATCATCCATACTCATTCCAGAAGCCATCCAGCCTAGGACATCAGACACACTGATGCGAGTCCCCTTAATACAGGGTCTTCCAAATCGGATATTGGGGTCGATGCTTATGTAATCCAAATAATTCATAGGCTATAATTTACGGATGTTTTTTGGATTGGTCTGAAATTTCATCGTCTTTCCAATCGTTTTCCGGATCCGAAAGAAATGATTCGTCCTCGAAAACATCTGGGATTAAGAGCTGGTCATCAACCGCCTCATTCATTTCCTTAAAAGCCTCAGCCCAGCCTTTTCGTGGTTGATTTTTTTGTGCTTCTTCCATGATCTTTACTTCAACATCCCCTCCAAAAACCTCCTCACATCTTTGGCCAAGGCATCGAAATCCTCTTGTCGGTTGTACATCATGTGGCCGGCTTCGTAGTAGGTCATTTCGATCCGTTCCTGAGGAAAATTATGGCGTGCAAAGGTATATTCCGCGTCAAAAAACGGGGTGATCAAGTCATAATACCCATTAGCAACCATCACTTTCATCTGAGTATTTCTGTGCATGGCTTCACTTAGAGCTCTTGCGGTACTCACATAGCTGGGTTCCCAATAGGCTCCATCAGGTACCGGCTTCCAGTTCCAACTGCCACCCATTCCTTCGGCTGAGGTGAAATAGGGGCGATCCAGCGTCACTTTCAGATCTCGCATCAGGT
Above is a window of Algoriphagus sanaruensis DNA encoding:
- a CDS encoding response regulator; translated protein: MIRIALADDHKLFAKGLEGLIEEHSGFLVQGVFPNGKELLEYLTEEEVDLVLTDLNMPIIDGFGVLKHCKKHFPAIKVIVLSMYDEEKIFKEVMQLGADAFILKDADPDELIFTITEVYEGRYVKNFQRVIQQANQGPFFDAFRDKYRLSRRETQILKMIADGMLNRDIADELNLSIQTVETHRKNINQKLQVNSLMDLINKVNEMNI
- a CDS encoding non-canonical purine NTP diphosphatase; translation: MKICFATNNKKKIEEVKAALGPGFQLVSLQEIGCDEELPETGDTLDHNAFQKARYVKDHFGVDCFADDTGLEVDALDGAPGVYSGRFAGEPRSDERNIDLLLEKMEGKINRNAQFRTIIALLLNGEEYTFEGVARGEIIHQRVGEKGFGYDPVFQPEGFDKTFAELSLEEKNEISHRGKAVKALIEFLNQRKF
- a CDS encoding TIGR00730 family Rossman fold protein, with the protein product MKKITVYCGSKSGNDKVYTEGAQALGRELARRDLSLVYGAGHVGLMGVIADEMLAAGKEVLGVIPQKLVDREVAHHGCTELIIVETMRDRKWLMAERGDGFIAMPGGIGTLEELFEIMTLNQLHYIQKPLALYNVNGYYDKLIDFLNHAMGEGFLYPEQEEMLIISDNPSDLLDQMAHYQSKVQGDW
- the secDF gene encoding protein translocase subunit SecDF; the encoded protein is MQNKGVIVFLTVIITALCLYYLSFTLVSNGVQQKATDYATDASGNIDFGKKRAYLDSVWRQPVYNFLGADYTYQEVKETELGLGLDLQGGMHVTLEVSPVEIVKGIAGNPKDELFNKSVDDARQAAKTSDSKFVDLFYSAWQQNNAGKNLSSIFATAANRGRISLESSDSEILEIIDTEIENAIERSFNILRTRIDRFGTSQPNIQRIAGSGRIQIELPGVDNQERVRNLLQGVAKLQFWEVLELNEYGGSIEAINSAWVADQKANKMAPLDSASAEPLSSEDSLRNALEKQLEQIDPLNQTLDVSPLISLMKANYGLVYDVRDTILVNRIIKNERYESFLPRDLKLLWGVKPTQAEDGTEVLELYAIKTARGTNEAPLEGDVVTDARQTLDQTSRPAVSMQMNAEGARKWRKLTSENVGRRIAVVLDDYVYTAPVVNGEIPNGQSEISGNFTLLEAQDLANILKSGSLPAPTQIVEESIIGPTLGKEAQNQGIISMIAGLVLVVLFMIAYYSKGGFVAIAALVFNIFFILGILAQLGTALTLPGIAGIVLTIGMSIDANVLIFERIKEELRNGVGLLAAINTGYSKAFSAILDGNVTTFLTGAILYALGQGPVKGFAIVLMIGIACSFFSSVFITRVIISWMTKKGDKSKINFSAPFAKNSVTALNIDFLGKRKIAYLISSGIIVVGLALAAINGLKFGVDFTGGRSYIVAFNEAVVPSDLKVGLDGEFDGSVEVKTYGANNVLKVTTSYLINEDDDASNLEVENKVKEGIANVTGFSYVDNAEQIADKQFSITGSSKVGATVADDIKASSAEAMIAALIAIFLYILIRFRKWQFSLASIVALVHDTLFVIAAFAIASTFGATFEIDQVFIAAVLTVIGYSINDTVIVFDRIRENIENRGTHKLVKVFNDAINQTLGRTLITSFTTLIVVIVLLIFGGEVLRGFSFALFIGITVGTYSSIYIATPIVVDLMKKELDNENAAKEAKKTA
- the udk gene encoding uridine kinase → MKKPFIVGITGGSASGKTLFLERMLSIFEPGEVCLISQDNYYKPRHLQPIDAQGVHNFDTPHSIDFEQYAEDIRKIQNGETIYREEYTFNNSSKKPKMLTFESAPVVVVEGIFVLYYPELAELLDLKVFIDAKDHIKLKRRIIRDKVERGYDLDDVLYRYEMHVMPTYEKYIEPFKSEADLIVPNNSNFDRALDVIRTYLRAKSGQ
- a CDS encoding nitroreductase family protein; translated protein: MQKPDFNTEEVTKIIRGRRSMFVAQFKENDPIEDSIIEEMLENANWAPTHKLTQPWRFIVYTGEGLKKFGDYQAEMYKMRAEKNGTPFIEATYQKFKENPTKASHVIAILMKRTEGSGIPVMEEIAATAMAVQNMYLTACAHGLACYWGTGGPTFWPEAREDFGLEGEDMLMGFFYVAKPATDNWPAGKREPIADKVGWVRE
- a CDS encoding sensor histidine kinase, with the translated sequence MSPENSQITFILFSGAFLAALMGTFIIAMVILHRQRQAENRRRLELIQAEYERTLLNIENEIQQETLSNVGRELHDNIGQLLSLAKLNLNSSRAEKNQEGKELINQIIQEVRGLSKSLNLDWLESLSLDDFIRQQLQRIQTTGFCQTSFESDQSLAILEKDQKLVLVRVIQECLNNAIKHASPSSIRVWVSNFSLHIEDDGAGFDTSLPSKGSGMTNLKKRMETIGGTFSLTSSPGNGTTIKLTLAN
- a CDS encoding DUF433 domain-containing protein, coding for MNYLDYISIDPNIRFGRPCIKGTRISVSDVLGWMASGMSMDDIIADFPELTLDQLKGSLAFAADREQKLKYA